A segment of the Zingiber officinale cultivar Zhangliang chromosome 8B, Zo_v1.1, whole genome shotgun sequence genome:
AAATATGTTAATAACCCACAACCAACACACTGGAAAACAGTAAAGAGAGTGGTGTCgtatttataaagaactaaaggacatatgTGTAAGTACTCCGGGTTAGTTTGAATGTTGATCAACTAAATAAGTTAGGTCCTATATGGTTGATGTcctatgtttaagtgtgcaggaaaaggaTGCCGACATGCTCGGTGCATCAAAGGGACGAGGAGCTACGAAAAAGTACACTTGTGGAGTGAGAAGAATGCACACGATGCATCCGAGAAATGAGAAGCCAGGAGGAAGCATACTTGAGGAGAAGGTGAGAGttgagttcgagtgagctcaactctataTGATCGTAGCATCATCCAAGCAAACAAAATGAAGAATGGTTAACTACTGTGGTTGACCATTCCAAGCACCTCCTATTGACCAGAGGCGCCTTGATGAAGTAAAGACCCGAGTCACCTTCGATGGATCTGAGGCGTTTTGTATGCAGTGAAGAGTCGTTGTCAGCTGTGGGACTTGAGGTGCCTCCGAAGAATGGGAGCCATTGCCATAGAGATAAACCGTAGAGTCCAGCTCAGCCCAACTGAGAAACCTCTGATGCAGCCAGATCAAATTAAGTTCTTGCAACGAGGATAAAACTCAGCCGGCTAGAGGCGCCTCTAATCATTCAAGGTGCTCCAGAAGTGCCACGTCAGCAAAACTTGGGTAGTATCCTCTAAGTTAGAGTAACACACTTGTATTAacttttgtaattttattttgagcTTCCAACTGCTAGAAGGGGCATCTCCGCCTCTAACATTATTAAAGGAGATCGTTAGAGCTTCTtattatcttggattaacaactacccaAGTTGTAACCATGTAAATCTTCATAGTTCCTACtttctttttatgttattttcaTCTAACCTATAGTGTGTTCTTGCTAAATAGAAagtgggggtgaatagtgctcctagctttttcactttttttcataaaaacttgGAGTAAGTGTAGCGGAAATAAAAAGACAATGCTAACActtttgattttacttggttcggagcctatgatgaCTATTACTCTAGGGCTTGCGATCGATGATGGCTTTTGTTGGGAAATTTGATAATTACTAAGAAACTTTGTTTACACATAATGAAATACAATTAATAGTAAAGAGATAATTTTACCAACAACTCAAAAAGGAATAGCAGCTTTATGATTTGTTGTAGGATCAGCGTTCGAGTATTGTGGAGAGCTTTTCGGAACATTATGCAAGCACAGAATTAGTATGAAAAGTTGTATCTGAGTTGTTGgttgaaccctccttttatagctctatcTGGTGTCTGGACTAGTCTCGGGCACCCCCCACAAGGCTGATGTGACGTCACTTCAGTGAAGCTCTATCCGGCGAACTTTATCcacctccgagcgcctggactatGACGTGTATCGTCTAATTAGTGAGTGTCACCTCAGCTGCATTCGAGTGCCTAAGTTCATCCCAGTCCGGCCGCCTAGATGTCCAAGCGCCTAgatgctcattttctagccaattttccaactctaatttcctgcaccatagagttagcataataaGAAAAATACATTATTTTGAATGAATTTGACAGTCTCGAAATTGTCCGATTTTGACTTTCAGATTTCaacgaaaccctaggtcgaatcgacgtctactgttctttcaatgggaacatgtcctcacctacttctttTACAAGAGTTTACCTAATATTTaactataatttaataatttgagTTGTCAAACTTCTAGATCAATCATGtggtaaaaggtgattcgctcgttCTCAGCGGTCCACGCCAACCTATCCTTAGATTAATACGGAGGAGataatcacggatgactactaaccattagtaCAGATGACcaagatataaaaaaaatatgatcaaatataataaatttcgATCTTAAAATCTCATATGATAACACTTCATATCTCAACCATGAACATACTTACTGATACGTATCTCTTTTTTTAATTATTCCCGACACATTATCGAACACACGAACGttaaaaaaaagataattaaaaACTAACTGTTGTGCACTTACGCTGATGCCATAATTAACAAAGTAACCTAAAAAACATGATAAATTAAATGCTGATACACACTTACATGGATTTATACATCTGATCACATATTTAAACCAAACATGAAACATCGAACCGTGGAGATCTATATATCCCTGTTAGATAGCCATCCGCATGAATTCCGTCCATCAGATAGACAGCCTTCAGCCCTTCACCAAGTGCTGCTGCGGCAGCGTCGCAGAGTACTCCTCATCGACTTCTGCACATTTGCCCGCGCCTGTTCTGCCATCGCCTCCACCAACTATTCAATCAGAAAAGAGTCGATTTTACATTTATTCTTGACAACTAATTAAGCAATATAATTGAATGCGCTACAAAACAGAGCCGAATTGTAGACCATTTAGCTACCAGTTGCTTCCTTATTGCAATGACTCTCCGCTGCTTTTCTCTCAGCCGGGCGTTCTCTTCTTTCAACTGGTTCAATTCCGCCTCCAGCTCCACTGTGTAAGCCTGTGTGCAAAACGAATTAATTACGTGCGTTTTTATTGATTTCGGAGCCAATAAAAACGCAAATTGGTTAGAGCTAGGGAACTCTACCTGTTTCCTGGCGCGAGATCGTGCGGCTGATTCACGGTTTTTTATCATCCTTCTCTGCCGCCGCTCCACCACCTTGTCCACCGCAATCCCGTCGGCCAGTCGCTTCCTTACTCCACCTTGGCCGCCGTTCCTAAACACGTCTCCAATGAATCCTCCCACCGTATGGTCGAACTGACCGCCCATTCCATCCGAAGACAATGGGCTCGCCGGCAACCCTGTCCCAGCCGCGCCGTATCCGTTCCCCAACCTCCCGCCAAAATTATTCCCAACTAGCGGGTACCCAGCGCTGGGCACGCCCCCTGCCGCTGCTCCCAACCCATTCTGGTCATTGTACCCAGTCATCGCGTATTGCTGCGAAACTAGGGCAGAAGGTACTGCTGCCACTGGCTGAGGTGGGGCTCCTGGCGGGACGTAACCTTCCCGAACGACGCCGGCCTTTATGAGAAAGTCCTCGAGAGTCATCTCACCAAAGGTGGGATGGCGAGGGGAGTTCTCGGTGTCGCTGTCTGGATGAACCCTCTCTGCTTGCTGCGGACGGAGCGCCGCGTCTCGATGGATCTCCGTCCAAACCTCGTCAACCGTCTTCCTCGAAAGAGGCTGAGGGACAGTGATGGATCCCTGCCGACGGAGTGGCTGCGTCTGCTGCGCCATACCAACTCCGCGATCATCCTGAAGAAGGTTGCCCACTGCTGCAGTGGCTTGGACCTCCTCGACGTTCCAGATGTTCGTGAGGAACTCGTCCATGTTCATGGACCCGAAGGTTTTGCCGGGCTCGCAGACGGCGTTTTGGATCTCGTCGAGCGTGAGGGAGTAGATGGATGTCTGCCGCATCAAGGGGAAATCGAGGTCGAACGCACGTGGTGCCGTCGCCTTCTGATCCTCTTCCTCTCCAGAGAAGAGCTGCCGATGAATTGGCTCCGGTTTCCGGTGCTCTGACGTGACCTCCGCATCTTCGGCTGTCATGTTCCTGATCTCGGTTGGAGATGCCATGTCCACTGAGCGAGCTGCGGCTGAATGATTTGCTTCACTGCGGAGATAAAGAAAAAATGAAAGTAAAAAAGAAGAATCAGACAAACGATGACAAAGATTTCAGTGCTTCTGACGCTTGCATATAATGGAGGTAGAATGGTATGCATCACCGCCTGGAAATGGAAGCACCTCGAAGACCCGAACAAAAATCGAACCAGTTCCGAAGGTAATTAACACGTTCAGATTACAAACCAGAAAAAGAAGATAACAAACAGATAAGCGTGCAGATAAAgctaaaaaaatttattgaatacTTACTGAGATTGATGTTGATTTGAAGATAGACATCTCAATCTTCCCtgcgaaaaagaaaaaaagacgTATCCTTATGAGGACAATAAAAGCCGCAaaggtaaagaaaaaaaaaatatccccTAATCGTTTTAACTGATGTGACATCTTAATCTTCATTTTCCTATTCGAAGAAGATTGGACGCTTTAGATCGGCATAGATATAAATGTATGGTTTTCAACCGTATTGTTCGTTGACGGTGCTAAGTGTGAGATTTTGAGGTTGGTCGACCATTGTACACGGATCAGATGACAAAGACAAGAGAAAGATTAGATGCCTCATGGTAGAAATTTTAGTAATTGGAGAaggaacactacaaaaaaaattattttttagggacgaaattattaaaaaaattcgtCGTAAAATATTTTacgacgaattttgggacgaaattaTATTCGTTCCAAAAGCAGAATTCGTTGCAAATCTGTAATGAATATTAATTCGTttcaaatttcataattttatatctgcgacaaatatatatttttatcccaaatttgcaacgaaaattttTCGTGGCAAAAAACGATGCATAATTACAAATAACTACaggtaaaaaaaaatcctattttcATCGTAAATTTATGACAAAAACATATTTTCGTTGCAAATCTGCAACGAATCTGGATTCGTCACAAATTCGCAATGAATCTGGATTCGTCGTAGATTCGCAACAAATCTGGATTCGTCACAGATTCGCAACGAATCTAGATTCGTCGCAGATCTACAACGaatttggattcgtcccaaatctgcaacgaatctggattcgtcccaaaaaatgTCACTTTAACC
Coding sequences within it:
- the LOC122014298 gene encoding protein ABSCISIC ACID-INSENSITIVE 5-like isoform X2 codes for the protein MQAEANHSAAARSVDMASPTEIRNMTAEDAEVTSEHRKPEPIHRQLFSGEEEDQKATAPRAFDLDFPLMRQTSIYSLTLDEIQNAVCEPGKTFGSMNMDEFLTNIWNVEEVQATAAVGNLLQDDRGVGMAQQTQPLRRQGSITVPQPLSRKTVDEVWTEIHRDAALRPQQAERVHPDSDTENSPRHPTFGEMTLEDFLIKAGVVREGYVPPGAPPQPVAAVPSALVSQQYAMTGYNDQNGLGAAAGGVPSAGYPLVGNNFGGRLGNGYGAAGTGLPASPLSSDGMGGQFDHTVGGFIGDVFRNGGQGGVRKRLADGIAVDKVVERRQRRMIKNRESAARSRARKQAYTVELEAELNQLKEENARLREKQRRVIAIRKQLVAKCWWRRWQNRRGQMCRSR
- the LOC122014298 gene encoding bZIP transcription factor ABI5 homolog isoform X1, whose protein sequence is MQAEANHSAAARSVDMASPTEIRNMTAEDAEVTSEHRKPEPIHRQLFSGEEEDQKATAPRAFDLDFPLMRQTSIYSLTLDEIQNAVCEPGKTFGSMNMDEFLTNIWNVEEVQATAAVGNLLQDDRGVGMAQQTQPLRRQGSITVPQPLSRKTVDEVWTEIHRDAALRPQQAERVHPDSDTENSPRHPTFGEMTLEDFLIKAGVVREGYVPPGAPPQPVAAVPSALVSQQYAMTGYNDQNGLGAAAGGVPSAGYPLVGNNFGGRLGNGYGAAGTGLPASPLSSDGMGGQFDHTVGGFIGDVFRNGGQGGVRKRLADGIAVDKVVERRQRRMIKNRESAARSRARKQAYTVELEAELNQLKEENARLREKQRRVIAIRKQLLVEAMAEQARANVQKSMRSTLRRCRSSTW
- the LOC122014298 gene encoding protein ABSCISIC ACID-INSENSITIVE 5-like isoform X3, encoding MASPTEIRNMTAEDAEVTSEHRKPEPIHRQLFSGEEEDQKATAPRAFDLDFPLMRQTSIYSLTLDEIQNAVCEPGKTFGSMNMDEFLTNIWNVEEVQATAAVGNLLQDDRGVGMAQQTQPLRRQGSITVPQPLSRKTVDEVWTEIHRDAALRPQQAERVHPDSDTENSPRHPTFGEMTLEDFLIKAGVVREGYVPPGAPPQPVAAVPSALVSQQYAMTGYNDQNGLGAAAGGVPSAGYPLVGNNFGGRLGNGYGAAGTGLPASPLSSDGMGGQFDHTVGGFIGDVFRNGGQGGVRKRLADGIAVDKVVERRQRRMIKNRESAARSRARKQAYTVELEAELNQLKEENARLREKQRRVIAIRKQLLVEAMAEQARANVQKSMRSTLRRCRSSTW